The genomic region aagattttctttgttttgccttttgacatgaatcacaaaggccatcaggagcaaatattgattttggcagtcctctcgcaagatctttctttactagctcatttatgttgttgaaatttaaatgagagactctcttgtgccaattccagctttcttcaattgatgctctactcaacagacagattgcagaaccatcagagtttgttgaaagtctggcttcataaatgttaccatgtctgtaacctttcagaaccactttgcctgtagaattacttacaacttcacagtgttcttcaaagaaatccacatgataacctatgtcacagatttgactcacacttagcagattgtgtttaagtcctgaaaTAAGAACTACtgttttaatgatgacattcccaagattgatattgccatatcccagagtttttcccatgttgacatctccataagaaactcctgggccagctttctccacaaagtctgatagcagggctttattttcagtcatatgtcctgaacatccactgtccagaactaggatgtttttcctgttaccctgtaATCACAAcgaccactattggttagttttaaggacccagacttgcttggatcctttggtctaTTTAagttgttagcatttgcagcggatttaatttaAGAGTTTATGCtacatgctgtttatcagactttacatcagactttgcatcagaatttatactagaaggaattatactaactttcttcaaagaaggttttatttgataataatcatagtacaaactatgaaattccttacaagtataaatggaatgccataaactaccataatgaaaataaggattttgtggtttaaacctaatagactgactcttaactcctgatttaggaggtaaatagtttatatctttatttttcctgcaaaaagaagcaagatggttagagtttccacagttataacatttctttctaggagcattaggaacaggaatataattattgcttttattcacaccttccttttcattcatatttttcctagcttccttaccttgttcacatttctaacctctttcagcttatgcttaagctgcttctttgtcattaagcctatgtttacttcagctggtttatcctgttttaatttgtcagaagttgaattttcttttaattctgtcttagaatctttcatcttttcagaatcagacataacagtttttactataaatttaacaggatttacctttggcttagcagtctgtttaacaacaattggctcaatttgcacagttcatttctcacttttatcatctccataacctaagccctttttccagtttccactacttagtaaattatgagttgttctgccagagttagtccaagttctgatgatctctctttccttttctaaatcagtttttagagattcattcaattttagcaattcatctctaacatacaaagcctcatctctttctttcttagtttgatgaagaaaaaactaactccttttctaaatagtcatttctgtttttaagagcaagactttcagatgttaatctttcacatgttaaagtctgatctctaaaactaatgaacatgattttaaggtataatctcaactcagtaatatcatcagtatgaaaagcaaaggttgtttgaggtaccttcaatttagcagtgtcagtactgctatcagcatttgccatcaaggcatagttcacctcatcttcagaatctgaagtgtttgttcagcttttcttctttgtgacaagtgccttgcctttatcattttttcctttcttttagtcaggagatatgtggcctctttcaccacaattgtagcatttgacatttgagttgtctcctctgtcagactttcctcctttgtcttcaggctttctgaaccctttcttatcagaacttccacctttcctggataacttcttgccctttctgaatttcttgtaggctatctttgtgatacccttcaccataagagcacacagttgtatcatctctgaatcaacatcaacttcagataaactttcagtttctgaatcatcatcatcagaatttgatgactctgaatcagactttatgatgagagtctttcttttgcccttctttgagataacaactttaggagactcttcctcatctttaagagcaactgtccttgactttattccatgcctcttgctccttgatccatctcaagttcataagtcttgagcataccataaatttcatcaagagtagttccagtaaggtcatagttgtctcttatggtagtagacttcaaatcccaattttcaggaagagctaaaggaattttagatttgaatctttaagatcattttccttgtccaccagtgacagatcattcaagagtttgacaaacctatcatataaatcagttaatgactcatcagcttttgagtcaaagtgctcatactcttgagtgagtatagtcctcttgttctttttgattgcatcagttcctggcatcttgtctctaaaacatcccatatctcctttacagtcttgcatccaattaccctgtttgacatgacattatcaattgtactatgcagcaaatgccttacccttgcatccttggcaatagatgagatatcttcaggtgtgtattcacctCTCTTCTTTGGTATGgcctttgctggttgatcagcaactgcaacagagagcttggtaggcttatatggtccttcattaattctgtcaaggtattctggatctgtagcttccagaaacatagccatcttcacttttcatatgagatactcagaaggtctcggtatgggaaccctaatagtctcatatcgactgtgggtttgagtgttttgagtttcttgagttttagtgggcttagttggggtttgtgtttctccagacatgattgtttggatctttactgtatgtgtgttaacagaaaggctttgataccacttgttaggtcacacaacactatagaagggggttgaatatagtgtttatacaatcaaatcgatttcaacacaagtatgtaacaaagatcaaatatattcaaataaactctgttataatagaattgtttgttctctctcagtaatgaacaatatcactaagagctgttaggtcacaatgtataatattctcgataatgataacacagcatatagtgtaaaccctaagctgtgtttatatagtacacagttacaagatatcttctaattgatatggaatataattttgtctcctaaaatatatcaatcagatatcttctacaagtcttctagtcctctaactcttcatgcatatcttcttttgttttagtccagatcttctcctgtaaatcagccgcattctttatctgaagtcttcccgcacttaagtccttatatatatcttctgacgccttaagttctgatattaagttctgacttcagtaagtcctgttgttaagttctgaaactaaacacaaatcagattaaacatgacatctcaaatatatctaacatatacaCTTAATAATTcctcaattttttttaaaatttcaataaagATTGTGATTACTTCGTATATAAATACATTGTCCTGATTTTAGccataatttaattttttattcaaATTCTTTAAATGAGAGTAACCATTTCCCAAACACGAATTCTTCACTATCAAAAGATAAACatattttacattatttatttTGTCTGCTAAATTATAATGTAATGTCCatttatgaaattatatattattttccTAAACGCATTATTGAAAAAAGTTTATAGACTATATTGAAAACAGAAGTAAAATTCGTATATCAAAAGATGGATTTTGCCTTAAATTTTTGAAAAGCTGACAAATATAAGAAAATTTTGGTAAAATACGTTACCTTCATTTAAATTGGTATTTATTGAATAAATTTACACAAAATCCTTACGTGCTCCTAGCAGTGTTATAGAAATCGGCAATTTCGCCGATAAATCGGTCGATAAATCGCTGTAAGGCAACCTAGCGATATTATAGAGTGAAATCGGAGAAGAAAACGTTTAGTGACATTCTGGTCAAAATCGCCGATTCCGGTCAAAAATCGGCATTTTCCAGTCAAAAGGTGAAGAATCACAACCATGATTTGAGACATATACAGATATAAAATCGATAATAGGAAGAAGAATGAAACTCTGCATTAAATTAATGAAGACCGTCACTTTAAATGAAGAACCCAGCAGGAAGGGAAGAAGAAGGGATTGAAGAAACGGGATGAAATTGAAGAAGAGGAGAAAATGCAGAGTAACTCTTAATTTTCTTACTATTAATTAAGGCACGCGAATCAATATTGTAGACCTGCATACTGTGCAGCTATATTAATTCATGTTATAACAATCACACGGCTATGACACGTTCACAAGTCACCCATATTATATtcatgttaattttacacataaatatatttattttacatatattttttataaaaaaatattaaaatatttctGATTTTATTCCGATTTAATATTCCGATAAATCCCCGATTTCTGATAATCGCAAATCGGCAATTCAACCGATTTAGTCCGATTTCCGATTTCTACAACCACGGCTCCTAGTAATAAAGCAAGAAAATATCCCAAACCTTCAAAATGTAGGTAACTTGTAATGTTTAACATCCCTTTCATCCGGGCAGTGTTGATAGCTTAGGTGATTAAAATTTGTTATCTATTAATTTTGTTTTTGTCTCACCTCTAAAATTTATGAGAATATTGTACTGTTATAAGCAAGGTTATAAAATCGGCGATAATCGGTGTTCAGCCCGTCGTTGATCTGATAACCCAAATCGGCCGGAAAAACGTTTTTGTCAAAATCGGGTAAAATCGGATCAAAATCGAGTGAAAATGGCAAGATCGGGTCAAATAATACCATTTACCTTCATTAATATGATGATTGAAACTATCTTGAAAATACATATATACAGATATGTGTGTATTTTTTATCTCAAAAGAGATATAAAATGAAATCCGAGAAATCTGGTTGATTTAGGACGGGAGTGAAGAACAGACGGAGGTTACCGGAGAGAGAAACCTTTGAAGCCGGAGAGATGTGATGAGAGAGTGTGGCAGTGGCATAAGATGTGTAAGATTTGAGAAGGTGGGTTAAAAATTTAGGTTCTAGGAGATGTTAGTAGAAATTGGCTATTGAAATAACCTTAAATGGCTTGGACTTGAAAGAACAGGAGGTCCtgttaaataaaaattatttagataaaattaaaaattaaatatattttgatttttacTCTCATTAATCttttcaattaatttttgaattatcGATTAATTCCTAATCGGTATTTCTGCCAATTAATACcaattttcaatttttataaccatgattataagttatatttataaaaaaaagacATCTATTTCACCTTCTTTTTCTTATTAGGATTAACATGATAATAGTTGTCACACAGTCACATACACCTGGGACAAAAGTATAATAATCATCAATAAAATAAAAGAGGAATAAGCCAACAACAAATTCCCCACACCTTTATTCATAGCTCATCATCGTAAGTTATCAATAATGGACTTACTATTTATACTTTAGTTCTAAATCTTTCTGGTCTCTTCAAGAAGCTAGGGGGCTCTTCAAAGAATACGTACTACTATTACTTTTTTGCTAATaaagaatatttttctaaatattCTAGATCTTATCTCATTTAGCAAAAatacaaaataataataataataataggtGTGCATCTTTTTAATTACAATcggatgtatatatatatatattacaatttttttatataataaatgAAATTCACAAAAGTCAATGGTAAGTAACCTGTAATTTTGGTTTGAAGTCCTCAAGTGTGTGTATAAATAATAGTTAGAGACTGGGAGGACATACAGCTTTAAATTCAGTATCTTTTACATTAATTTTGTGCGAGAAAAATGGCAAATGCAGGGTGCCGTCGAGTGGGAATAGCAATGGATTATTCAGCAACAAGCAAAACAGCTCTTGGATGGGCAGTCAATAATCTTGTGGAATCTGGAGATGAAATAATAATCATTCATGTTGTGTCTCCTAAAACTGATCACTCCTCTAATAAGCAGCTCTTTGAGGACACTGGATCACGTATGTATAATCTTCTTTCTTTCTTTGCGTGTTTTTGTCAGCTTTGCAGTTATTTCTTGTTGTGTAATTTGTGGCGATGAGTTGATATATCAGCTTTGATACCGCTGGAAGAGTTGAGGGAGGCGAACGTGTTAAAGAAATATGGGCTTACTCATGATGCTGAGGTTCTTGATATTCTTGATACGGTTTCTAGGACTAAGGAGTATGTGTTCTTACACATGATTTATTTCTTTAATAATTAAACATACTCTCACGCACCTGCCTTATTTTCGATAAGTAAGAAATGGTCTTACTGTAACCGAATGTTTGGTGATTGTGTATTTAGATTAATGGTTGAAGATTTATGTATGCAGGCAAAGGTGTTAGCCAAGATATACTGGGGAGATGCAAGGGACAAGTTATGTGAAGCTGTGGAACATATGAAGCTTGATTCTCTTGTCATCGGAAGCAGAGGTTTGGGTGCCCTCAAGAGGTAGTAATTCTTTTAATTCCATTCTAATTATGACTATTGTCAAATCATTATTTTATGGAAAATTATTGCTTGGCTAATTTTTTATTGTTAGATTAGGTGTATCTGGGGTTTTAGTATTCTTTAACTGCTATTTGTTCTGAAAATTCGTCTTTGTAATCTTCTTTTCTTGATGATTGATGACAGCTGAGATGTACTGTACAACtactaatcttcttttctttacTTATTATTGAATTTTGAAACCCCATCTACCACTAATCTCCATTGTATATGTTTCATTAATACACCTAATTGGGCCCCGCCTCTTGTCCACTCCAATAAAATAATCAATCCAGAAGAAGTATAATTACTTCACCTGATTGATGCTTGGCTCTTGCATTTCATGCAGGGTGTTGCTTGGAAGTGTAAGTAACTATGTGGTTCAAAATGCAACATGCCCTGTGACAGTTGTCAAAGGCGCACCAGTGTCCAAGCACTGATTTTCTGCACTCTTGTTGCTGCTCAAGTCTCTGTTTAATGAATTTCTAAAGTCTGTAttatttcttttgtttttctatttgctcAGGATTGTTTTGGCATCGTACCAGTAACCTGAGATATCAACTCTATTATTTACTTGTGTCAAATTTATGAGCAACTCAACTATATATTGTGACTGCATGCCTAGTTCT from Apium graveolens cultivar Ventura unplaced genomic scaffold, ASM990537v1 ctg8994, whole genome shotgun sequence harbors:
- the LOC141705522 gene encoding universal stress protein PHOS34-like; protein product: MANAGCRRVGIAMDYSATSKTALGWAVNNLVESGDEIIIIHVVSPKTDHSSNKQLFEDTGSPLIPLEELREANVLKKYGLTHDAEAKVLAKIYWGDARDKLCEAVEHMKLDSLVIGSRGLGALKRVLLGSVSNYVVQNATCPVTVVKGAPVSKH